One Tursiops truncatus isolate mTurTru1 chromosome 3, mTurTru1.mat.Y, whole genome shotgun sequence DNA segment encodes these proteins:
- the LSM7 gene encoding U6 snRNA-associated Sm-like protein LSm7 isoform X3, translating into MADKEKKKKESILDLSKYIDKTIRVKFQGGREASGILKGFDPLLNLVLDGTIEYMRDPDDQYKLTEDTRQLGLVVCRGTSVVLICPQDGMEAIPNPFIQQQDA; encoded by the exons ATGGCG gacaaagagaagaaaaagaaggagagcaTCTTGGATCTATCCAAGTACATCGACAAGACGATCCGAGTGAAGTTCCAGGGAGGCCGAGAAG CCAGTGGAATCCTGAAAGGGTTTGACCCGCTGCTCAACCTCGTGCTGGATGGCACCATCGAGTACATGAGAG ACCCTGACGACCAGTACAAGCTCACGGAGGACACCCGGCAGCTGGGCCTGGTGGTGTGCAGGGGCACCTCCGTGGTGCTCATCTGCCCGCAGGACGGCATGGAAGCCATCCCCAACCCCTTCATCCAGCAGCAAGACGCCTAG
- the LSM7 gene encoding U6 snRNA-associated Sm-like protein LSm7 isoform X1, with protein sequence MAVSVRRGWRGQREEKEGEHLGSIQVHRQDDPSEVPGRPRSGILKGFDPLLNLVLDGTIEYMRDPDDQYKLTEDTRQLGLVVCRGTSVVLICPQDGMEAIPNPFIQQQDA encoded by the exons ATGGCGGTGAGCGTGCGGCGAGGCTGGCGGG gacaaagagaagaaaaagaaggagagcaTCTTGGATCTATCCAAGTACATCGACAAGACGATCCGAGTGAAGTTCCAGGGAGGCCGAGAAG TGGAATCCTGAAAGGGTTTGACCCGCTGCTCAACCTCGTGCTGGATGGCACCATCGAGTACATGAGAG ACCCTGACGACCAGTACAAGCTCACGGAGGACACCCGGCAGCTGGGCCTGGTGGTGTGCAGGGGCACCTCCGTGGTGCTCATCTGCCCGCAGGACGGCATGGAAGCCATCCCCAACCCCTTCATCCAGCAGCAAGACGCCTAG
- the LSM7 gene encoding U6 snRNA-associated Sm-like protein LSm7 isoform X2 — translation MGPVPHWGFGEGETLALSERPARLLQRPCPGEEGRPAGAGSLPGWGQVPARVTGFVTLRNPVSGILKGFDPLLNLVLDGTIEYMRDPDDQYKLTEDTRQLGLVVCRGTSVVLICPQDGMEAIPNPFIQQQDA, via the exons ATGGGTCCCGTCCCACACTGGggttttggggagggggaaacGCTGGCTCTGTCTGAGCGTCCTGCCCGCCTGCTGCAGCGCCCCTGTCCTGGTGAGGAGGGCAGACCCGCGGGTGCAGGCTCGCTGCCCGGCTGGGGCCAAGTGCCTGCACGTGTTACTGGATTTGTCACTCTCCGTAACCCCGTTAG TGGAATCCTGAAAGGGTTTGACCCGCTGCTCAACCTCGTGCTGGATGGCACCATCGAGTACATGAGAG ACCCTGACGACCAGTACAAGCTCACGGAGGACACCCGGCAGCTGGGCCTGGTGGTGTGCAGGGGCACCTCCGTGGTGCTCATCTGCCCGCAGGACGGCATGGAAGCCATCCCCAACCCCTTCATCCAGCAGCAAGACGCCTAG